TCTCAGATAAGGCTGAGGTCACGCTCGAGGTCAACCCTACTCCTGTGGGAAAGTCAAAGTTAGAGGACTATTGCCGTGCAGGGGTGAATCGTTTCTCCATCGGGGTCCAGGTGAATATATCATCTATAAGATTACAGAAGATTGGAAGGAACTGTGTAGTTGCATGTGTCACATTTTCAATTCTTCAGTCTTTACAGGATGGGGATTTGAAAATTCTGGGAAGAGACCACAGCCCTCATCAGGCTTTGCAAACTGTGGAAGAGGCCAGGAGGCTGTGCCCTGGGAGGGTGTCGGTGGATGTCATGTTCGGTCGGCCCAAACAGAGCGCTGAATCCTGGGAGAATGAGTTGTCTGAACTGTTGAGGGTGTGCGATGACCATGTGTCTCTGTACCAATTGACGTTGGAGCGAGGCACCCAGCTGTTCAAACAGGTGCTAGGAGGAGAGGTGACCATGCCCGCTGAAGATGTGACAGCAGAGATGTACCAGTGTGCCAGGAGGACTCTCCACCAGCATGGCTTTCTGCAGTACGAGGTGTCTAACTTTGCAAGACACGTAAGTCCTGAGCAGAAAAGTGGCTCACTTCTGTCCTCCTCACCTTAGGGGACATTGATTGTTTTAGTTAATTAGTAGGAAACCTTTGGAATAATTAATGCAAAGTGCTTATTATAAGGAATAAACATGCATTACACAACAacatataaaacacaataactTCAAATTAGGGCTgttcgattatggaaaaaattaGTATCATAAttatttttggtcaatattgaaaacacgattatttaacacattcattgacttttggaaagatgttgcatttattgaacttaaaaatcaacagtgaaacCACCTCGAACTGTGaaatttcatttaatatttttcccattcagaacacaagacaaaataagagtttacttgcaaaacgtcatgtgcaaaataattttttttctcaattacattgtttttgtgattgttaggagccaaaatcgtaatgatgaaaatttgattaattgcacagccctgcTTCAAATGATATGGAAGACTAAGACTTTTGAGAGATACTCCTGACTAGTATTcatcttttctgttttgtttctgatGAAATGTCTCCACCAACATGGCAGATATCTACTCTGTTTTGCATGTTACCTCACGAACACTTCTGAGAGGAACAATCACGACTACACGATAATGCTTCACTTTGTGTTATGTAGAAGGCAGTGAGTCATCACAATACAAGCTACTGGAAGGGAAGACAGTACATCGGTGTCGGCCCAGGTGAGCTATTATCTAGATTGTAAGCAGTGATTGATAAATATTGTACTTGTGGAAAAGTTAACATTTTTGTCTGTGGCAGGAGCACACGGCCGGTTTGTTCCTCGCGGGGAGGGAGGTGTCGTTCGGGAGGCCCGGACCCAGACTCTGGAGCCAGATGTCTGGATCCGTGAAGTCCAGCAGAGGGGACATGGGACACGGAGGCGGATTCAACTCAGCCATCTTGAACTGTGAGCTGTTGCACTTACAGGCAATAGGGttgtgtagagctgcaaagattaatcgattaatcgattagttgtcaactcttaaattaatcgccaactattttgataatcgattagtcggtttgagtaattttttaagacaaaagtaaaaattctttgattccagcttcttaaatgtgaatactttctagtttcttctctcctctgtgacagtaaactgaatatatttgagttgtggacaaaacaagacatatgAGGACGtaatcttgggcttttgggaaacactgatccacatttttcaccattttctgacattttatagaccaaaaaacgaatcgagaaaataatcaacagattaatcgactatgaaaataattgttagttgcagccctagtgtgttgTAATGAGTGTATTTGGTTATTACACAAGGGGGCAGCTGTCATTTTCATGTGAAATATAACAATTATGTATCAGCCAATCCACAGTGTGAGAAGCATAGTGTCGGAGGTTGGTGTACATGTACTTGCTTTCTCAGACATTCTGTCCTTGTGAAACGCTATTATCAGACTTGTTCATTTACTCATTCTGTCCTGTCCTTGTCATTATCAAAGTCTGGTCACTGTCACTGAAGTTCTCATATGAAAGATGTTTCTTTGCCAGATTGGAGGAGGTGCTGGTGATGGGAATGAGAATGTCCAAGGGCATTAATCACAAGGTGAACCTTTTATACCAACATAAAAGGCACTGAAGGAAGAAATTCTATATGTTTCTGTGTAATCTTCTCTGTCAGTGAAGGTTATATTCAGTATTCAGCACATTTTGAGAAATGTGATAATGTTGTTTGTGGTATTTAACAGCATTGGGAGTTGTTTAGCCCTCAACTGGGCCTCCATGAAGTCTTTGGTACATCCAACGACATCCAAGAGTTGCTACAGAGTGGACAACTTATTCTGGATGACAGGTGACTCATGACTCATATCATTTTTCAATACTTGAATTCAAAGTTTTACATTAATCAAGGATTACCCGCTTgtttagagctgcaacaattcttttcattatcgattaatctgctgGTTATTTTTCTCGATTCATCATTTTATTCAGAAAATAGGGGAAAATGCCCGTTACAATTCCCCACAGTTTAACGACGATGTATTCATATAGGTAATTTTACTTATCAgcagtccaaaaccccaaaatattcAGTAAAGTACaatataagacaaagaaaagcatttgAGAAGCTGGGACCAGGAAATGTTTGgcttttttgatttaaaaatgacaatCGATTAATCAACCTATCATTGCAGCTACACTGATTCTCTTTTCTatgatttttcttctttccttcttaTTAGAGGCCTGCGCTGCTCCTGGGATGGATTGGCCTTGCTGGACAGCATACTGCCAGCTCTACTGGTGATGCTGGAAAGACAAATCAGTCAGAGGCTACAAAGGGACCACCATGCTGATGGACAAACAAAGAGGATCTCCAACCCACAATGACAGTAATGTTAATAAAGCAGATAACGTCTCTCTAACTAAGCTTGTTTCTGGGTTAGGCTGGCaagacatgtaaaaaaaaatcctgaaaacAGGCAGATATTTATAGGCCAAATCTGACTTATTTAAGTTTCATCTTCAATATTGAAATTCCTTATTTAAGGCTTTGccatttttcacatttcagtGTTACTTTGCTGTTTAGCTGTCATGGGAACAGCCCCTTATTTTACCCTGTTTATAGAGAAATAAAACACAGGCCCCACAggcttttattttaatttgactCCGTATCATACTGTAAGAACTGCCATCGCTCTGGTTAGATGAGACTCAGATAGGCCTGTCGCAATATGCAATATGCAATTAAttgcatgataaataaaaatgggCTCAAtaatttttaaatggaaattattGCGGCTGGAAaaaattccattttatttattgtttttgattgtgtttggtttttattccagtgcattttttgttaacagagactgagagtccattttatttattgtttttggttgttttgttcatttattgttgATATTTatatgtcttccagttccagtgttaaatattcattagaaataaaagtttattgatctttgaaaaggtgtacctgcattattatgccattatcattatattagatgaaaatggtctcagaacgacaatattattgtttatcgcaataatttctgggacaatgaatcgtccagcaaaatttgttgtCGTGACAGGCCTAGACTCAGAACATTCAAtggtaatatactgtatgtttaaaagCTTACAAGGGCTATCATGAAATTATTGCTTGGCTGGAAACATTTTTCAATAAGCAATTTTACTGTCTTTTAAACATAATTATTACTCTCCCAGTACACGGGAAATTGCATCTTCTTCTTTAAATAGACTCCAACTCTCTTCTGGAGCATAAATGTATTAATCCTTATGAATAGGTAATTTGGAGAAAAATGTTGGAATTATAAACCCAACAAACTAAACTAACCTAAGTCAAATAACAACTAATACAGTCTCAGAACTTTGTAATTTGTCACTGAGTGTAGGAAAATTTTTAAAGACATTATGGACTATAAAATCTAGTGTTATCAAATGTTTCAGTTTGATGTGGATACAGGCTGTGTTAATGGCTGTTATTCGAAGCGATTCACTGACCCATTCAGCAACACTTCAATTCTAATCAAAATAAAAGATTGTGCAGGAGAGAATATAAGGGATTGAACACCAATGATGTATGCCCTCTCACTTTCTAGTAAGAAATATTGCTTTGAAGTGCTGTTACAGCCAGAGAGATtcataaacattttcataaacacgtt
This window of the Sander lucioperca isolate FBNREF2018 chromosome 21, SLUC_FBN_1.2, whole genome shotgun sequence genome carries:
- the rsad1 gene encoding radical S-adenosyl methionine domain-containing protein 1, mitochondrial isoform X1, with the protein product MIKHALHAARRAFSPGLRCFSEASGGEISEDVFERAGSPRLTKQASLYVHWPYCLRRCSYCNFNKYIPRENNDPMMTECLQRETETLLQLSQVSCITSVFFGGGTPSLAHPSTIAAVLESVSRRAYLSDKAEVTLEVNPTPVGKSKLEDYCRAGVNRFSIGVQSLQDGDLKILGRDHSPHQALQTVEEARRLCPGRVSVDVMFGRPKQSAESWENELSELLRVCDDHVSLYQLTLERGTQLFKQVLGGEVTMPAEDVTAEMYQCARRTLHQHGFLQYEVSNFARHKAVSHHNTSYWKGRQYIGVGPGAHGRFVPRGEGGVVREARTQTLEPDVWIREVQQRGHGTRRRIQLSHLELLEEVLVMGMRMSKGINHKHWELFSPQLGLHEVFGTSNDIQELLQSGQLILDDRGLRCSWDGLALLDSILPALLVMLERQISQRLQRDHHADGQTKRISNPQ
- the rsad1 gene encoding radical S-adenosyl methionine domain-containing protein 1, mitochondrial isoform X2, with product MIKHALHAARRAFSPGLRCFSEASGGEISEDVFERAGSPRLTKQASLYVHWPYCLRRCSYCNFNKYIPRENNDPMMTECLQRETETLLQLSQVSCITSVFFGGGTPSLAHPSTIAAVLESVSRRAYLSDKAEVTLEVNPTPVGKSKLEDYCRAGVNRFSIGVQSLQDGDLKILGRDHSPHQALQTVEEARRLCPGRVSVDVMFGRPKQSAESWENELSELLRVCDDHVSLYQLTLERGTQLFKQVLGGEVTMPAEDVTAEMYQCARRTLHQHGFLQYEVSNFARHKAVSHHNTSYWKGRQYIGVGPGAHGRFVPRGEGGVVREARTQTLEPDVWIREVQQRGHGTRRRIQLSHLELIGSCLALNWASMKSLVHPTTSKSCYRVDNLFWMTGLRCSWDGLALLDSILPALLVMLERQISQRLQRDHHADGQTKRISNPQ